Proteins found in one Phycodurus eques isolate BA_2022a chromosome 18, UOR_Pequ_1.1, whole genome shotgun sequence genomic segment:
- the churc1 gene encoding protein Churchill, with product MCNGCVQKEYPDRGSTCLENGSYLMNYLGCAKCHHRDFVMICNKDTEDDDGEEIVIYDHVCKNCDHVIARHEYTFSVVDEYQEYTMLCMLCGKAEDSISVLPDDPRQTAPLF from the exons ATGTGCAACGGCTGTGTGCAAAAAGAATACCCCGACCGG GGAAGCACTTGTCTGGAGAATGGCTCCTATCTGATGAACTACCTGGGCTGTGCCAAATGCCATCACAGGGACTTCGTGATGATCTGTAATAAAGACACAGAGGATGATGATGGAGAGGAGATTGTCATTTATGACC ATGTTTGTAAAAACTGTGACCATGTCATCGCCAGGCACGAATACACATTCTCAGTGGTTGATGAATATCAG GAGTACACAATGCTTTGCATGCTGTGTGGAAAGGCAGAGGACTCCATCAGTGTGTTGCCAGATGACCCCCGACAGACCGCCCCCCTCTTCTAG
- the znf106b gene encoding zinc finger protein 106 — translation MANVVVPYTMGNPFLPKKNKKKKKSNYCILCREMLVKHEIHDHMHSMAHHRELELLLGNVSCHDCQACQVSSMGLDQYAQHIAAAQHQANLRSLKCTNVKPISLHKTLNLETIKGILKRNKMLKKERKKVSKKEKKQRKKLAGQNHSGYTQRASGRHQVMHQGSGVNAFKQQLLGPQQKGNHTAVFQNKDKKQLVNQNFAAKSNGSQHSSSQTCGSSQLLQWPGMENFSNYNRLYQCGEMADFTSDQLPNKGSVIFNQDELRTLSEPQQSATASNPQPKPVLIQEMDVTTMLKEIRRALGVREPCRADREARKQSAEAGALVSEPCSSQEALDKLAATHTAAAPAKTSTLTTQGNTTVPAGVKTGKTTPLKSVTVKANTPGSSASSKTSQPLGSKTKVRIAHKAAAVQKPREGGLRKVSQTTSALSGAAFQQRWRRMYNEMKKSKQMRKEGTPRFGIQLAKTLPNKTAFELSVDEDLMLSEGFHWESLSNAHRPLTHSLPAPPPSCLPSAALPPTHETTLSASRFETQSSTQAPVERLTVAAISAKVEHENGKSGANKRKHQQLQGYGVPDKEAVVKRRKPKKSNKDQDHMDKLLAVSLREEALSHSLQDVDKSLVHARNALQVAYVEVQRLMLLRQQYTAEVDSLRAKRIEILQGMQEVYSGSSNVGQVATTSARASPDVIHPSSSSVSSPNVFVPPTNIHQTSASAPSVDRPNQAFLATPGIPFKQETVIPTASGEPSPQAQTSNAEATRPMPLPSLPTVAFPAVALSQQTRAEASNPSKAFCTQQEQVKSVWMTERTKSLSNKEVVIIDAKDESKEHQSAEPVKGNDTRPLSKRDDNESAATVIDDKGDESDDLVEVTEPKMVVIDIAESENEDSPDLSSKVPGPKAVPPECGRVECISSGTQTSQQNPFKMKSPRPGLSESEPTPPPDAVEVTLEEEENEEELALGAFSNHTGAVHALEVHEGFLYTGSADNTARAYNLANREWQVVFEGHTNKINSLLVFSLPNMPARLYTGSSDQTVRIYSIKSKKCLETISLTDRVLCLHIAWNTLFIGLASGSVATFDLKTLKPLDVFECHGPRGVSCLGTAQEGARRVLLVGSYDSTISVRDAKSGLLLRSLEGHSKTVLCMKVVNDLVFSGSSDTSVHAHNIHTGELLRIYKGHAHAVTAIVILGKVMITACLDKLIRVYELQSHDRLQVYGGHSDMVMCMAVHKSVIYTGCYDGSVRAVKLNLMKNYRCWWQNCSLIFGMAEHLVQHLVADHSNPSLEAVVCRWRGCSAFFSTQQAVKQELPEHMQSHVDVDSKVES, via the exons ATGGCAAATGTTGTAGTTCCTTATACCATGGGCAACCCGTTCctgccaaagaaaaacaaaaagaagaaaaaaagtaattactgcATCTTGTGCCGAGAGATGCTTGTGAAACAT GAAATACATGACCACATGCATAGTATGGCGCACCACAGAGAGCTTGAATTATTGCTGGGCAA TGTTTCGTGTCACGATTGCCAGGCGTGTCAGGTGTCCTCCATGGGTCTTGATCAGTACGCCCAGCACATTGCGGCCGCTCAACATCAAGCCAATTTAAGGAGTCTGAAGTGTACAAACGTAAAACCCATTTCACTTCACAAGACTCTCAACCTGGAAACGATCAAGGGTATCCTCAAGAGAAACAAGATGCTCAAGAAAGAGAG GAAAAAAGTgtcaaagaaggaaaaaaagcaacGGAAGAAACTGGCAGGCCAGAACCATTCTGGATATACGCAGAGAGCCAGTGGACGGCATCAGGTGATGCATCAAGGATCTGGTGTAAATGCATTCAAACAACAGCTGCTGGGGCCTCAGCAGAAAGGCAACCACACTGCTGTCTTCCAAAACAAGGATAAAAAACAGCTTGTGAACCAGAACTTTGCTGCCAAAAGCAACGGCTCCCAACACAGCAGCAGCCAGACGTGTGGCTCATCGCAGCTGTTGCAGTGGCCCGGGATGGAGAATTTTAGCAACTACAATAGATTGTACCAGTGTGGGGAGATGGCCGACTTCACCAGCGATCAGCTCCCAAATAAAGGAAGCGTCATCTTCAACCAGGATGAGCTGCGTACATTGTCCGAACCGCAACAAAGCGCGACTGCTTCTAACCCTCAGCCTAAGCCTGTTCTCATCCAAGAAATGGATGTCACCACCATGCTTAAGGAAATTAGACGGGCGCTGGGTGTGCGAGAGCCGTGTAGGGCGGATCGGGAAGCACGAAAGCAAAGCGCTGAGGCGGGTGCACTGGTGTCTGAGCCTTGCTCCTCACAGGAGGCCCTGGACAAGCTTGCTGCAACTCACACCGCCGCCGCTCCCGCCAAAACATCCACCTTGACGACGCAGGGCAACACCACCGTCCCGGCTGGTGTAAAAACTGGCAAAACCACCCCACTGAAGAGCGTAACAGTTAAAGCTAACACTCCCGGATCCTCAGCCAGCAGCAAAACAAGTCAGCCGCTCGGCTCCAAAACGAAGGTTCGGATCGCGCACAAAGCAGCGGCCGTTCAAAAGCCAAGAGAGGGCGGTCTGAGGAAGGTGAGCCAAACAACTTCCGCTCTATCCGGGGCCGCGTTTCAGCAACGCTGGAGGCGAATGTACAATGAGATGAAGAAGAGCAAGCAGATGAGGAAAGAAGGGACACCCAG ATTTGGAATTCAGTTGGCGAAAACTCTGCCTAACAAAACTGCGTTTGAGCTGAGTGTGGACGAAGACCTGATGCTCTCAGAAGGCTTCCACTGGGAGTCGCTCTCCAACGCACACAGGCCGCTGACTCATTctcttcctgctcctcctccatcTTGTCTGCCTTCTGCGGCTCTCCCTCCTACCCACGAAACGACACTGAGTGCGTCTCGTTTTGAGACCCAGTCAAGCACACAAGCACCCGTTGAGCGTCTGACGGTGGCGGCAATCTCAGCGAAGGTGGAACATGAGAATGGAAAAAGTGGCGCCAACAAAAGGAAACACCAACAACTACAa GGATATGGTGTTCCCGATAAGGAGGCAGTTGTAAAAAGGAGGAAaccaaaaaagtcaaacaagg ACCAAGACCATATGGACAAGCTTTTGGCGGTGTCCCTCAGGGAAGAGGCGCTGAGTCACTCGCTGCAGGATGTGGACAAGTCTCTGGTCCATGCCCGTAATGCCTTACAAGTGGCCTACGTGGAAGTACAAAGACTCATGTTGTTAAGGCAACAG TACACTGCAGAGGTGGACAGTCTGAGAGCAAAGCGCATTGAGATACTACAGGGCATGCAAG AAGTGTATTCCGGGAGCTCTAATGTGGGGCAGGTAGCCACTACCTCAGCAAGAGCATCTCCGGATGTCATTCATCCCAGTTCATCCTCCGTGTCCTCTCCCAACGTCTTTGTCCCTCCCACCAACATCCACCAAACCTCCGCCTCGGCGCCTTCCGTCGACCGGCCTAACCAGGCCTTCCTCGCTACACCCGGGATACCGTTTAAACAAGAAACCGTGATCCCGACCGCCTCTGGAGAGCCgagtccacaagctcaaacctccAATGCCGAGGCGACGCGCCCTATGCCTCTCCCCTCGCTGCCCACTGTGGCTTTTCCTGCTGTAGCTCTGAGCCAGCAAACCAGGGCAGAGGCTTCAAATCCATCCAAGGCTTTCTGTACGCAGCAGGAGCAAGTAAAGAGTGTCTGGATGACGGAGCGGACCAAAAGCTTGTCAAACAAGGAGGTTGTCATAATTGATGCCAAGGATGAGAGTAAAGAACATCAATCTGCAGAACCGGTAAAAGGAAATGATACAAGGCCTCTCTCTAAACGAGATGATAATGAATCTGCTGCAACAGTGATTGATGACAAAGGCGATGAGAGCGATGACTTGGTGGAGGTGACGGAACCCAAAATGGTGGTCATCGACATTGCTGAATCCGAGAATGAGGATTCACCTGATCTGTCTTCAAAGGTGCCAGGTCCAAAAGCGGTGCCTCCTGAATGTGGTAGGGTGGAGTGCATCTCTTCAGGCACGCAGACAAGTCAGCAAAACCCTTTTAAGAT GAAAAGCCCAAGGCCTGGTCTGTCTGAAAGTGAACCCACTCCTCCACCAG ATGCTGTTGAGGTGActttggaggaagaggagaatgaGGAGGAGTTAGCCTTGGGAGCCTTCTCGAATCACACGGGCGCCGTTCACGCTCTGGAAGTCCATGAGGGTTTCTTGTACACAGGCTCAGCAGACAACACAGCGCGGGCCTACAATCTGGCG AACCGGGAATGGCAAGTCGTGTTTGAGGgccacacaaacaaaatcaacagcCTGCTGGTCTTCTCCCTTCCCAACATGCCAGCCAGACTTTACACTGGCTCCAGTGACCAGACTGTTCGCATCTACAGCATTAAG TCTAAGAAGTGTCTGGAGACCATCTCGCTCACAGACAGAGTGCTGTGTTTGCACATTGCCTGGAACACACTGTTTATTGGCCTCGCCAGTGGATCAGTGGCCACTTTTGATTTAAAG ACTTTAAAACCGCTGGATGTGTTCGAGTGCCACGGCCCCCGAGGGGTGAGCTGCCTGGGCACGGCGCAGGAGGGCGCCCGACGGGTGCTGCTGGTCGGCTCTTATGACAGCACCATCAGTGTGCGAGATGCCAAGAGCGGTTTGCTGCTACGCTCGCTGGAAGGCCACAGCAAGACTGTTCTCTGTATGAAG GTGGTGAATGACTTGGTGTTCAGCGGCTCCAGCGACACATCTGTTCATGCGCACAATATCCAC ACGGGTGAGTTGCTGCGGATCTACAAGGGTCACGCTCATGCGGTCACGGCCATCGTCATCTTGGGGAAAGTGATGATCACCGCCTGTCTGGACAAGCTGATTCGTGTTTACGAGCTCCAG TCCCACGACCGCTTGCAGGTGTACGGTGGTCACAGTGACATGGTGATGTGCATGGCCGTCCACAAGAGCGTG ATCTACACGGGTTGTTATGATGGAAGCGTTCGAGCTGTGAAACTCAACCTGATGAAGAACTACCGCTGCTGG TGGCAAAATTGCTCTCTGATATTCGGCATGGCGGAGCACCTCGTCCAGCACCTCGTCGCAGACCACAGCAATCCCAGTCTGGAGGCGGTCGTGTGTCGCTGGAGAGGATGCAGCGCTTTTTTCTCCACACAGCAGGCAGTCAAGCAG GAGCTTCCTGAGCATATGCAGAGTCACGTGGACGTGGACAGTAAGGTGGAGTCATGA